In Vibrio cortegadensis, the sequence GTGGCTCATGAGTCGTTTCTAATAGCGAGGCTTCGTCGTAGATGTCTGCTATTAGCGCCATTAGCTGTGTTGTCGAGTTGATGTCGTTCACCTCAGTTGATGTAGCTATTAGCGTTACATCAGAGGCACAGATCATGTTCATTGTGCCCATACCCAAGTCGGGGTGGCCGTCGATGATAATGATGTCATAGCTGTCTGAAATTGTTGCAATACCTGCTTGAAGCATTGTGTGCGTCTGGTATGGGATATCGGCTTCCGGCAACTCACGTTCTAAACGCTGCATTTGCAGGTGGCTAGGGATGATATCTAGCTTTGGCCATGCTGTGTTTTTTACGCAATAGGTAAGATCATCCTCATCACCCAGCATGAATGGCAGCACAGTGTCATTTATCGTGGTGTTAAGTTCAGGATGGTAGCCGAAATACATTGATAGGTGCGCTTGTGGGTCTATATCAATAGCAAGGACACGATACCCTTGTAGAGAGCACCACTGAGCGAAGTTGGCCGTAGTGCTTGTCTTATAACAACCACCCTTACCGCCTGGTATCGCAAGAGTGACCGCCTCGCTATCTTCAGGTCGATATGGCTGTGTACCAAAGTGTTCCCGCATCATTTCAATTTGATCTAATGTGTAACCGGCACGAATAGGGCGAGGGTTATCACCTTTGCTGTCGATATAATCTGCAGGTGGTAGCCGCCCTTCTTTCTCAGCTTTCTCTATGGCTTGGCGTGATACGCCAATATAGGCTGCAGCTGCATTAATCTTGAAGCGTCGTTTAATCTTTCGTGCTTCAGGTGAATCATCACCAAACACTGCTTTAGCGCGACTGGAACTCCAGTCACTTGCTGCGCCTATGCAGTTTCTCATTAGGGTTGATACGCTCATTTTGTCTCCTGGCTTCTTGTTGGTTGCTTGTTATTATTAATCAACCAAGAAAAAAGAGCAACTATAATCATTTAGAGCAACTATGAGTTATTTGAATTTTGTGGGTGCGCATCACATTTTTTCATTCATGCCCCCTGTTTTGATGAGTGGCTGTTGCCTTGCTGTGAATTACTACGCCTTAGTTAAGTCACTTCCGCTTTAAAGTTGTTTTATAACAATGACTTAATGGTAATCAAGAGAAACCGGAAGTGGGTTAACTCTTCCCATACACCCATCAACAAGCGTGAAAGTGTTGCTTTCGCTGATTGATTCTCTCCATGTCAATTTATTACAGAACTTTTCCATGTGTGCAAATAATAACATAACAATAAACGTTATCGCACGCACACGCAAAGTGTGCGACAACCAAATAATACATGTTACCCCTTGCACACGTGTGCTAATACTAACTATTTACGTAAATAGTTAGTATTAGCACACGTGTGCAAAGGGTAACATGTATTATTTGGTTGTCGCACACTTGCGTGTGTGCGTTTGACGACGATTGTTATTATTATTTGCACACATGGAAAAAAGTCTGTAATAAATTGACATGGAAAATCAATCGGCAGCTGTAACTTTTCACGCTTGATGATGGGTGTATGGGAAGAGTTAACCCACTTCCGGTTTCTCTTGATTACCGATTAAGTCATTGTTATAAAACAACTTTAAAGCGGAAGTGACTTAACTAAGGCGTAATAATTCACAGCAAGGCAACAGCCACTCATCAAAACGGGGGCATGAATGAAAAAATGTGATGCGCAAAAAAATTCAAATAACTCATAGTTGCTCTAAATGATTATGGTTGCTCTTTTTCTTGGTGATACAAGCAACCAACAAAAGCCGGGAGGTAAAATGAGCGTATCAACCCTAATGAAAACTGCGCCAGGCGCGGCAGTGACTGGAGTTCCAGTC encodes:
- a CDS encoding AAA family ATPase, giving the protein MSVSTLMRNCIGAASDWSSSRAKAVFGDDSPEARKIKRRFKINAAAAYIGVSRQAIEKAEKEGRLPPADYIDSKGDNPRPIRAGYTLDQIEMMREHFGTQPYRPEDSEAVTLAIPGGKGGCYKTSTTANFAQWCSLQGYRVLAIDIDPQAHLSMYFGYHPELNTTINDTVLPFMLGDEDDLTYCVKNTAWPKLDIIPSHLQMQRLERELPEADIPYQTHTMLQAGIATISDSYDIIIIDGHPDLGMGTMNMICASDVTLIATSTEVNDINSTTQLMALIADIYDEASLLETTHEPLVRVLPTKLGGVGSSSQANLRDIMKIWPGLPLTNGVRVTDEVGKGQRRMASIYEQADEQRSSPAAWKRANDIFEPTFTEMLEELIKPFWKEEA